The following DNA comes from Kaistia sp. 32K.
CGGCGCCCAGCTCGGAGATGAGATCCATGTTGTAGCCGTCGGTTCCGACCAGCGTTCGCACCCCGTGCTCGCGGAAGCGCGAGAAGGCGGCCGTGACGCCGGCCCTCGCATAGGTCCGCGGGCAGTTCACGATCGTCGAGCCGGTCGCCGCCATTGTCCGGAGGTCGTCATCCGAGGCCAGGATACAGTGCGCCGCCAGCAGATCCGGCCCGAGCATCCCGAGACTGTCGAGAAACTCGATCGGCGTCTTGCCGCCCTCTCGGTTGGAGACCGTCGCAACCTCACCTTCGCTTTGCGCGAGGTGAAGGGTGATCTGCGTCTCCACCTCGCGCGCCCGGCGGGTCGCCGCCAGCAGCAGATCCCGGTCGCAGGTATCGCTGCCATGTGGGCTCATCACGACCCGGATGCGTCCGTCGGCCGCCTGATGCCATGTCTCGAACAGCTCGTCCCACGCCTCGAGGCAGGAAGCGCCGATCTCGTTGCCCGCCGGATCCTTTGAGAACAGGTAGGGCGCGCCATAGAAGCGAATCCCCATTTCCGCGGCGGCGTCGAACATTTCCGGGAACCAGTTGCGGAACGGCTCCATGACGGTGGTGGTTCCGCCCTTGAGGAGTTGCAACACGCCCAGTCTGGCAATGTCCAGCCGTTGTGGCCGGCTGAGGGATTTCAGCAATTCGCTCCCCGTGCCGGAAATGGGGCCGAGGACGCGGAGGAGATCATCGCCGC
Coding sequences within:
- a CDS encoding amidohydrolase family protein, which translates into the protein MSTTTAIFGSYVLAERQGEPEMLRDQWLLIEGNRIVALQDRRPQADRVLDEPGRLVLPGLLNLHNHCCAEAFSRSRTEDLPMASGDDLLRVLGPISGTGSELLKSLSRPQRLDIARLGVLQLLKGGTTTVMEPFRNWFPEMFDAAAEMGIRFYGAPYLFSKDPAGNEIGASCLEAWDELFETWHQAADGRIRVVMSPHGSDTCDRDLLLAATRRAREVETQITLHLAQSEGEVATVSNREGGKTPIEFLDSLGMLGPDLLAAHCILASDDDLRTMAATGSTIVNCPRTYARAGVTAAFSRFREHGVRTLVGTDGYNMDLISELGAAALISKCRDGRADVATSRDLIAAVTREAANAVSRPDLGRIAIGATADLTVLSLESPFLRPLQDPVKAVVALGCRADVDIVMVDGEIVVQHGDYTRSNETEIVERGTAALDMIMNSAPFQSILPAH